One stretch of Bacteroidales bacterium DNA includes these proteins:
- a CDS encoding GNAT family N-acetyltransferase, whose product MEIFTETKGDFTITTDRTKMDLSVIHNYLSNEAYWCKNIPFDRVKTSADNSLNFGLFYKDKQVGYARIITDFSTIAYLGDVFVLEEFRGQGLSKWLMEKIISHPNLQGLRRWVLLTRDAHELYKKFGWTNIANPEKWMEKTDLNMYNKPK is encoded by the coding sequence ATGGAAATTTTTACTGAAACGAAAGGTGATTTTACCATCACAACCGATAGAACTAAAATGGATCTTTCGGTAATACACAACTACCTATCCAACGAAGCCTATTGGTGTAAAAATATTCCCTTCGATAGGGTAAAAACTTCTGCTGATAACTCTCTCAATTTTGGGCTCTTCTATAAAGATAAACAAGTTGGGTACGCACGAATAATTACTGATTTTTCCACAATTGCCTATTTAGGAGATGTTTTTGTTTTAGAAGAATTTCGTGGACAAGGGCTCTCTAAATGGTTAATGGAAAAGATTATATCGCATCCTAATTTACAAGGGCTCAGACGTTGGGTACTTTTAACTAGAGATGCGCATGAACTTTATAAGAAATTTGGTTGGACAAATATTGCGAATCCAGAAAAATGGATGGAGAAAACAGATCTTAATATGTATAATAAACCAAAGTGA
- a CDS encoding PLP-dependent aminotransferase family protein — protein MQITYSEFAGRVKGSEIRELLKYTRKEGIISFAGGLPDPSLFPLDDITRITKEVLNEKGLLALQYGPTPGEPEMIDALVEHMANFEEKATTEQICVTSSSQQGLDLISLVMVDKDSEIIMELPSYIGAIQAFERAGASMNGIRMLDDGMDLDQLEEVLKDKSSKKIKVRFIYTIPDYQNPSGIVMSLAKRKKLIEIASHWEVPIVEDSPYREITFNGVTFPSLWTLSNGEGVIQLKTFSKMLFPGMRLGWITAQKEIIEKLALMKQSVDLCSPSFNQLIIARFIREGRMKETIKQAIALYIKKNASMLSSLAEFMPEYVKWSKPTGGMFLWLTFPENIDTKEMLKIAAANNVVYVIGKPFHCNGTGQNTLRLNYSFPSIPQIDMGIKSLAQTVREFVDNK, from the coding sequence ATGCAGATTACCTATTCAGAGTTTGCAGGAAGAGTGAAAGGATCAGAAATCCGAGAGCTCTTAAAATACACACGAAAAGAAGGAATAATATCATTTGCAGGCGGTTTGCCCGATCCAAGCCTCTTCCCTCTCGATGATATCACTCGAATTACAAAAGAAGTACTCAACGAGAAGGGATTATTGGCATTACAGTATGGCCCAACGCCTGGAGAACCAGAGATGATTGATGCTCTGGTTGAACACATGGCCAATTTTGAGGAGAAAGCTACAACGGAACAAATCTGCGTTACGTCATCATCTCAACAGGGACTCGATTTGATATCGCTGGTGATGGTTGATAAAGATTCCGAGATTATCATGGAGTTACCCTCCTACATCGGAGCCATTCAGGCATTTGAACGGGCAGGTGCATCGATGAATGGAATCCGTATGCTGGACGATGGTATGGATTTGGATCAGCTAGAAGAGGTGTTGAAAGATAAGTCCAGTAAAAAGATAAAGGTTCGCTTTATCTATACAATCCCCGATTATCAGAATCCATCGGGCATTGTGATGAGCCTTGCAAAAAGGAAGAAGCTAATCGAAATAGCATCACATTGGGAAGTACCAATTGTTGAAGATTCGCCTTACCGCGAAATCACTTTCAATGGGGTAACTTTTCCCAGCTTATGGACACTATCGAACGGCGAAGGGGTTATTCAGCTAAAAACCTTCTCCAAAATGCTTTTTCCCGGTATGCGATTGGGCTGGATTACAGCACAAAAGGAGATTATTGAAAAGTTAGCGTTGATGAAACAATCGGTAGATCTTTGCTCACCATCGTTCAACCAGCTGATTATTGCACGCTTTATCAGAGAAGGCAGAATGAAAGAGACTATTAAACAAGCTATTGCACTTTATATCAAAAAGAATGCAAGCATGCTCAGCTCGCTTGCAGAGTTTATGCCCGAGTACGTAAAATGGTCGAAACCAACTGGGGGTATGTTCCTTTGGTTAACGTTTCCTGAGAATATCGATACAAAGGAGATGCTAAAAATAGCTGCTGCAAACAATGTTGTTTATGTTATTGGCAAGCCATTCCATTGCAATGGAACGGGGCAGAATACGCTGCGTTTAAACTACTCGTTCCCTTCTATTCCACAAATAGATATGGGAATTAAGAGTCTTGCTCAAACAGTGAGGGAGTTTGTAGATAATAAATGA
- a CDS encoding PLP-dependent aminotransferase family protein, giving the protein MLLSIDKSKGETIFDQLVNQIKSLIESGDLQEGFQMPSTRQLGISLGVNRSTVIRAYEELWALGYIESTPGSYTKVRKRKSLNKDISPVSHGEIFWDDILKEAYKPDYVKLERFSQLVREENEHLISFNRLEPDSRLIDVRLINNCIRESISDSDKQIFSYCNPRGYELLRRSIVSHMRLHGVNSKDENILITNGSQNSLQLIFQTFITKDDYVAAESPTYSMLIPLIKYYGCKILEIPVTESGMDIEVFKKHLKKHPIKMIYTMPTFHNPTSVTLPQDKREELLSLCEKHKVIIIEDSIEEEMKYFGKVHLPIKSIDSHGVVIYLGSFSKILAPGFRIGWIIADKECVNRLTALKTMFDLSSNTFSQIMLYHFCKSGYYELHIRKYLRVFRKRMKVALKALKTYMPADKVVWQEPLGGFLIWLKLNVKADKIDLEEHFQKFGVKIIDGSSFFYNPPKEHYLRLSISKCNEEEIEEGMRRIAKALEELTVES; this is encoded by the coding sequence ATGTTACTTTCAATTGATAAGAGTAAAGGTGAAACGATATTCGATCAGCTAGTAAATCAAATAAAATCGCTTATTGAATCGGGCGATTTACAGGAGGGTTTTCAGATGCCATCAACAAGGCAGCTTGGGATATCGCTTGGAGTTAACCGTTCAACGGTTATAAGGGCTTACGAGGAGCTGTGGGCATTGGGATACATCGAGAGTACGCCCGGCTCGTATACGAAGGTACGGAAACGAAAGAGCTTGAATAAGGATATTTCGCCAGTAAGCCACGGTGAGATATTTTGGGACGACATACTTAAAGAGGCGTATAAACCCGATTACGTGAAATTAGAAAGATTTTCTCAATTGGTAAGGGAGGAAAATGAGCATCTTATCAGCTTTAATAGGCTTGAACCAGACTCCAGGCTTATTGATGTTCGGTTGATTAATAATTGCATTAGGGAGTCAATTTCCGATTCGGACAAACAGATTTTTAGCTACTGTAATCCACGTGGTTACGAACTGTTGAGGCGTTCAATAGTATCGCACATGAGATTGCATGGTGTAAATTCAAAGGATGAGAACATCCTTATAACCAATGGTTCTCAAAACTCATTACAGCTTATTTTTCAAACATTTATAACAAAAGATGATTACGTTGCGGCAGAATCGCCAACCTACTCGATGCTAATTCCGCTGATTAAGTACTATGGATGTAAGATTCTTGAGATTCCCGTTACGGAAAGCGGGATGGATATTGAGGTTTTTAAAAAGCACCTGAAGAAGCATCCCATTAAGATGATTTACACGATGCCAACCTTCCACAACCCAACATCAGTAACCTTACCGCAGGATAAAAGGGAGGAACTCCTTTCGCTTTGCGAAAAACATAAGGTGATAATAATTGAGGATAGCATTGAGGAGGAGATGAAGTACTTTGGAAAGGTGCATCTGCCAATAAAATCAATCGATTCGCACGGGGTTGTAATTTACCTTGGATCGTTCTCAAAGATACTTGCCCCCGGATTCCGTATTGGTTGGATAATTGCTGATAAAGAGTGCGTTAACCGATTAACGGCGCTGAAAACGATGTTCGATTTATCTTCAAACACCTTTAGCCAAATAATGCTATATCACTTCTGCAAATCGGGCTATTACGAGCTGCATATCCGAAAATATTTGAGGGTTTTTCGTAAAAGGATGAAAGTGGCACTTAAGGCACTAAAAACCTATATGCCAGCCGATAAAGTTGTTTGGCAGGAGCCATTAGGCGGATTTTTAATTTGGCTAAAGCTTAATGTTAAAGCGGATAAGATTGACTTAGAGGAGCATTTCCAGAAATTTGGGGTTAAAATTATCGATGGTAGCTCCTTTTTCTATAACCCACCCAAGGAGCACTATTTGCGATTATCAATATCAAAATGCAATGAGGAGGAAATTGAGGAGGGAATGAGGCGAATTGCAAAAGCGTTAGAGGAGTTGACAGTTGAGAGTTGA
- a CDS encoding HNH endonuclease has product MIKKLKMTKKSLREIILAEGKSRCYVDDCYNTNVECHHIIPIRGKNKWNGPNEYLNLIGLCPNCHQKVTNMEHFNVLSKLELEKFIIGARKQFILGNVKIALKLFNLGAYTYFINHYYLESAKLLVESINCYRALGYNDYIMDLLNSLRWMENINEEGHLIINFPLSKTTFTSTKKIKSDFELSISLKKEKISFIQSKYFLFKKKITRKTLTENLLKQLKNIECRLDNNKYQNFYISTLTKLQLVDYKNYNKYKEILNSFNNLFYYGNSYLAGAWIKYKVQNNSIEAINDIEKGLSVSDKISNWTSGELSTLKGIILLEEFKNTTDGFPALLKGYRTLEINGINGISTASMWYDSEFLIKPYLKKYIDGNEMAEMIINNEELLYITHPEIYKGE; this is encoded by the coding sequence ATGATAAAAAAGTTGAAAATGACAAAAAAATCTCTTAGAGAAATTATTCTAGCAGAGGGAAAGAGTCGTTGTTACGTTGATGATTGTTACAATACTAACGTAGAATGTCATCATATAATACCAATTAGAGGAAAAAATAAGTGGAATGGTCCCAATGAATACTTAAATCTAATAGGCCTTTGCCCCAATTGTCATCAAAAAGTAACAAACATGGAGCATTTCAACGTATTATCTAAATTAGAACTAGAAAAATTTATTATTGGAGCTAGAAAACAATTTATTTTGGGCAATGTTAAAATTGCATTAAAACTATTTAATTTAGGTGCTTATACTTATTTTATAAATCATTATTATCTAGAATCAGCAAAATTACTCGTAGAATCTATCAATTGTTACAGAGCACTTGGATATAATGATTATATAATGGATTTATTAAATTCCTTACGTTGGATGGAAAATATAAACGAAGAAGGTCATTTAATTATCAATTTTCCTTTGAGTAAAACGACTTTTACATCAACAAAAAAGATTAAATCGGATTTTGAATTGAGTATTTCTTTAAAAAAAGAAAAAATTAGTTTTATTCAATCAAAATATTTTTTATTTAAAAAAAAAATTACAAGAAAGACTTTAACGGAAAATTTACTGAAACAATTAAAAAATATTGAATGTAGATTAGATAATAATAAATATCAAAATTTTTACATCTCGACATTAACAAAATTACAACTTGTAGATTATAAAAATTACAATAAATATAAAGAAATTTTGAATTCATTCAATAATCTTTTTTATTATGGTAACTCATACTTAGCAGGGGCATGGATAAAATATAAAGTTCAAAATAATTCTATCGAAGCTATTAATGATATCGAAAAAGGGCTATCTGTTTCTGACAAAATATCCAATTGGACTTCTGGTGAACTATCCACTCTAAAAGGGATTATTTTATTAGAAGAATTTAAAAATACCACGGATGGGTTTCCTGCTTTATTAAAGGGATATCGTACATTAGAAATTAATGGAATAAATGGTATATCCACTGCATCTATGTGGTATGATTCTGAATTTCTAATAAAACCCTATTTAAAAAAATATATTGATGGGAACGAGATGGCTGAAATGATTATAAATAATGAAGAATTACTGTACATAACACATCCTGAAATTTATAAGGGCGAATGA
- a CDS encoding helix-turn-helix transcriptional regulator, which yields MDTNRIRNAKNFDELLDIKYGKIGTEKRNEFEEKVQYFVISEMLKDARKEAHMTQEQLAEKVGTKKSYISRLENGKCDIQLSTLYRIFEFGLGKRINLTIG from the coding sequence ATGGACACAAATAGGATTAGAAATGCTAAGAACTTTGATGAGTTATTAGACATTAAGTACGGAAAGATTGGTACTGAAAAGCGCAACGAATTTGAAGAGAAAGTTCAATACTTTGTAATTAGCGAAATGCTTAAAGATGCTAGGAAGGAAGCGCATATGACCCAAGAGCAGCTTGCAGAGAAAGTTGGAACGAAGAAAAGTTATATATCACGGCTTGAAAATGGTAAATGCGACATTCAACTTTCTACACTATACAGGATATTTGAATTTGGGCTTGGAAAAAGAATTAACCTGACAATTGGATAA
- a CDS encoding 4-phosphoerythronate dehydrogenase, producing the protein MKLVTDINIPYLKGVFEPFFDEVLYLPGNNINREIVKDADALLIRTRTNCNAELLEGSKVKFIGSATIGYDHIDTNYCDKKGIVWATAPGCNSGGVLQWVVCALLQLSQTKNFPLKGKTLGVVGVGNVGSKIAKAGEALGMNVLCCDPPRKRNENLSEFVDFATITQKSDIITFHVPLNHSGTDATYYMANDNFFEVINPNVIIINSSRGEVVETSSLVKAIKSGKIIASALDVWEGEPKVSPEIIKYIDIATPHIAGYSLEGKVNGTKMVVDALSKYFGLGLEPWCPTPDPTSSKIILDSFVDLESTVAKTYNITNDDKAFRNNPDDFEKIRNEYNFRREFSAYELPSISFIKELKSLGFRASNQ; encoded by the coding sequence ATGAAACTTGTAACCGATATTAATATTCCATACCTAAAAGGGGTTTTCGAACCTTTTTTCGATGAGGTTTTATATCTACCCGGAAACAATATCAATCGGGAGATTGTAAAGGATGCCGATGCGCTTCTTATAAGAACCAGAACTAATTGCAATGCAGAACTACTTGAGGGTTCAAAGGTGAAATTCATAGGTTCTGCTACAATTGGGTACGACCATATCGATACAAATTACTGCGATAAAAAGGGTATTGTTTGGGCAACCGCTCCAGGTTGTAACTCTGGTGGGGTTTTGCAATGGGTGGTTTGTGCGCTTTTACAATTATCGCAAACCAAAAACTTCCCTTTAAAAGGTAAAACGCTAGGAGTTGTTGGGGTTGGGAATGTTGGTAGCAAAATTGCTAAAGCGGGTGAGGCTTTGGGAATGAACGTATTGTGCTGTGATCCGCCTCGTAAAAGGAATGAGAATCTCTCAGAATTTGTCGACTTTGCAACAATCACACAAAAGTCCGATATCATTACGTTTCATGTACCACTGAATCATTCTGGTACAGATGCTACCTATTATATGGCAAATGATAATTTTTTTGAAGTGATTAACCCGAACGTAATCATCATAAATTCATCTAGGGGCGAGGTTGTTGAAACATCAAGTTTGGTGAAGGCTATTAAATCGGGTAAAATTATTGCTTCGGCGTTGGATGTTTGGGAGGGCGAACCAAAAGTATCACCGGAAATCATTAAATATATTGATATTGCCACTCCGCATATTGCCGGTTACTCCCTCGAAGGTAAGGTCAACGGCACAAAGATGGTGGTGGATGCTTTAAGCAAATATTTTGGTTTGGGATTAGAGCCTTGGTGCCCAACCCCAGATCCAACAAGTAGTAAAATTATACTTGATTCGTTTGTTGATTTAGAAAGTACCGTAGCAAAAACGTATAATATTACTAATGACGATAAGGCATTCAGAAATAATCCAGACGATTTTGAGAAGATAAGAAACGAATACAATTTTAGACGTGAGTTTTCGGCTTATGAGTTACCGAGTATTAGTTTTATTAAAGAGTTGAAAAGTTTAGGATTTAGAGCTAGTAACCAATAA
- a CDS encoding DUF554 domain-containing protein, translating to MVGTIVNFGAIIVGGAIGLKFKSILPQRVVDLLFQVLGLFTLYLGFSMVLKTEHALLIVFSLILGALTGALLELQKRTDKLGDYLQNRFNLKGNRFSEGFIVASLLFCMGPVAILGSIEDGLGGEPKLLFIKSLMDGIASIAFAASLGVGVIFSALPILIYQGAITLLASSLGGSFNQVMITELSAVGGILLVGMSINILDIKKIFVIDFITALIYIVPLIYFFG from the coding sequence ATGGTAGGGACAATTGTAAATTTTGGAGCGATTATCGTGGGTGGGGCTATAGGTTTGAAATTTAAATCGATATTACCTCAAAGAGTTGTAGATTTACTATTCCAAGTTTTAGGTCTATTCACTTTATATCTTGGTTTTTCAATGGTACTAAAAACTGAACATGCTCTTCTGATTGTTTTTAGCTTGATACTTGGAGCATTAACAGGAGCGTTGCTTGAACTTCAAAAAAGAACCGATAAACTTGGAGATTATCTGCAAAACAGGTTTAACCTGAAAGGGAATAGGTTTTCGGAAGGTTTTATTGTTGCATCCTTGCTATTTTGCATGGGACCAGTGGCAATACTTGGTTCAATAGAGGATGGACTTGGAGGCGAACCAAAACTCCTTTTTATAAAAAGTTTGATGGATGGAATTGCTTCAATTGCCTTTGCTGCATCGTTAGGTGTTGGTGTGATTTTTTCTGCGTTGCCAATACTGATTTATCAGGGAGCAATTACTCTATTGGCAAGTTCATTGGGTGGGAGTTTTAATCAGGTTATGATAACTGAGCTTTCGGCTGTTGGAGGGATACTCTTAGTCGGTATGTCGATTAATATTTTAGATATTAAAAAGATATTTGTAATTGATTTTATTACAGCCTTGATTTACATTGTACCTTTGATTTACTTTTTCGGATAA
- a CDS encoding phosphotransferase: MSDFKNEHIKVLTNLYLGLYKHQPDEIVSLPKSGSSRQYFRLTSSNNSVIGAYNADVKENMAFFSLTLHFLSKGLNVPNLLSISDNQQYYLISDLGDITLYLSLSCHLANSEYNEKMMGHFKSSLVHLVRFQVDGANGLDFSKCYPKQIFDRRSVMWDFNYFKYSFLKPTGVIFDEEMLEDDFESFTNYLLDDEMIYFHYRDFQSRNIMVKGNELFFIDYQGGRKGPCLYDVASFLYQAKASIPQSQRDLLFDFYLAELSGKKKVDVNLLKKRFPAFVLFRVIQTLGAYGYRGYFEGKAHFLQSIPPAIENIAQILKSDFSDLNINYLIDVLNEVVEIYRLRFEQTELQEGLTIDITSFSLKNGYPTPNVEHGGGFIFDCRALQNPGRLAKYKDLTGLDSPVAEYLKARPEVDIFMNNTYELIRNAVENYTQRGFKYISVGFGCTGGQHRSVYCANQLADMLKDFPKVNIRISHRELNRK; this comes from the coding sequence ATGAGCGATTTTAAAAATGAACATATTAAGGTACTTACCAATCTTTATTTAGGTTTGTATAAGCATCAACCCGATGAAATTGTTTCGTTACCAAAATCGGGTTCTAGCAGGCAGTACTTTCGATTAACTAGCAGCAATAATTCAGTAATTGGTGCCTATAATGCTGATGTAAAAGAGAATATGGCATTTTTTTCTTTAACCCTTCATTTTCTCTCAAAGGGATTAAATGTTCCTAATTTGCTTTCAATCTCTGACAATCAGCAATACTATTTAATTTCCGATTTAGGAGATATTACGCTTTACTTATCGCTTTCTTGCCATTTAGCAAATAGCGAATATAATGAAAAGATGATGGGACATTTTAAATCATCACTAGTTCATCTCGTTCGTTTTCAAGTAGATGGTGCAAACGGTTTAGATTTTAGCAAATGCTACCCAAAGCAGATTTTCGATAGAAGATCGGTGATGTGGGACTTTAACTACTTTAAGTACTCATTTCTAAAACCCACAGGAGTAATTTTCGATGAGGAGATGTTGGAAGATGATTTTGAATCGTTCACCAATTACCTTCTTGATGATGAGATGATTTATTTCCATTACCGTGATTTTCAATCACGTAACATCATGGTAAAGGGTAATGAGCTATTCTTTATCGATTACCAAGGGGGTAGGAAAGGCCCTTGCCTCTATGATGTGGCTTCGTTTTTATATCAGGCTAAGGCTTCAATACCTCAATCGCAAAGGGATTTGCTTTTCGATTTCTACTTAGCGGAGTTGAGTGGTAAGAAAAAGGTAGATGTCAATCTACTAAAGAAACGGTTTCCTGCTTTTGTTCTATTTCGTGTAATTCAAACGCTTGGTGCTTACGGCTATAGGGGTTACTTTGAGGGGAAGGCACATTTTCTACAAAGCATTCCACCTGCAATTGAAAATATTGCTCAAATTCTAAAATCAGATTTTAGTGATTTAAATATCAATTATTTAATCGATGTTTTAAATGAGGTCGTAGAGATTTATCGGTTAAGATTTGAACAAACAGAGTTGCAAGAGGGTTTAACTATTGATATTACAAGTTTTTCGTTAAAGAATGGTTATCCAACCCCGAATGTTGAACATGGTGGCGGTTTTATTTTCGATTGTAGAGCACTTCAAAACCCTGGAAGACTTGCAAAGTATAAAGATTTAACGGGTCTCGATTCACCCGTTGCAGAGTATTTAAAGGCTAGACCCGAGGTTGATATCTTTATGAATAATACTTATGAACTGATTCGGAATGCGGTTGAGAATTACACACAGCGCGGGTTTAAATATATTTCGGTTGGTTTTGGATGCACAGGAGGGCAGCATAGGTCGGTTTACTGTGCAAATCAACTGGCTGATATGTTAAAAGATTTTCCTAAAGTGAATATCAGGATTTCGCATAGGGAGTTAAATAGGAAATAA
- a CDS encoding nucleotidyltransferase family protein: protein MKAMILAAGLGTRLKPFTDDRPKALVEVGGITLLEHTIKKLVESGFDEIIVNTHHFSPMLISFIQSRDFGATIYISDESDRLLDTGGGIFHAAKFLDGDAPFLVHNVDILTDIDLNGIYQSHSNSNAIVTLAVGKRESSRVFLFDNEMKLSGWKNKLTNKQIIPDSSRESLTEFAFAGIHVINPEIFKLTKAVGAFSIIDIYLNLCVKYIISGYDVSSNFVVDVGKPDSIPVAEEFLKGELEGGRRKSEDRRSLKL from the coding sequence ATGAAAGCAATGATTCTTGCAGCAGGCCTAGGAACAAGGCTAAAACCTTTTACCGATGATAGACCAAAAGCATTGGTTGAGGTTGGTGGTATTACTTTACTTGAGCATACAATTAAAAAACTTGTTGAAAGTGGATTTGATGAGATTATTGTTAATACTCATCATTTTTCGCCGATGTTAATATCGTTTATTCAAAGCAGAGATTTTGGAGCCACCATATACATTTCAGACGAATCGGATAGGCTACTCGATACTGGCGGCGGAATATTCCATGCTGCTAAATTTCTCGATGGTGATGCTCCATTCTTAGTGCATAATGTAGATATTCTTACCGATATTGATTTGAATGGAATCTATCAATCTCACTCCAATTCCAATGCAATAGTAACATTAGCCGTAGGTAAAAGGGAATCGTCAAGGGTGTTTCTGTTCGATAATGAGATGAAGCTTTCTGGTTGGAAAAATAAGCTTACGAATAAGCAGATTATTCCTGATAGTAGCCGCGAATCGCTTACTGAATTTGCATTTGCAGGTATTCATGTTATCAATCCCGAAATATTTAAGTTGACCAAAGCTGTGGGTGCTTTTTCAATTATCGATATCTACTTGAATTTATGTGTTAAGTATATTATTAGTGGATACGATGTTAGCAGTAATTTTGTGGTTGATGTTGGTAAACCCGATAGCATTCCAGTTGCAGAGGAGTTTTTGAAAGGGGAGTTAGAAGGCGGAAGACGGAAGTCAGAAGACCGAAGAAGTTTGAAGTTATAG